Proteins found in one Methylobacterium sp. CB376 genomic segment:
- a CDS encoding UPF0262 family protein, with protein MSSDAPDPHRRLAAVKLDEDSIGRGNPDQEHERAIAIYDILESNHFAVANHDGGPYALRLGLVENKLAFAISTADGAPVMTHLLSLTPFRGVIRDYEMICDSYFKAIRTASPSQIEAIDMGRRGVHNEASELLKQRLDGKVEVDHDTARRLFTLIFALHWKG; from the coding sequence ATGTCGAGCGATGCTCCCGATCCGCACCGGCGCCTTGCGGCGGTCAAGCTCGACGAGGACTCGATCGGGCGGGGCAACCCGGACCAGGAGCACGAGCGCGCCATCGCGATCTACGACATACTGGAATCCAACCACTTCGCCGTCGCCAACCACGACGGCGGCCCCTACGCGCTGCGGCTCGGCCTCGTCGAGAACAAGCTCGCCTTCGCGATCTCGACCGCGGACGGCGCCCCGGTGATGACGCATCTCCTGTCGCTGACGCCGTTCCGGGGCGTGATCCGCGACTACGAGATGATCTGCGACAGCTACTTCAAGGCGATCCGGACCGCCTCCCCGAGCCAGATCGAGGCGATCGACATGGGTCGGCGCGGGGTCCACAACGAGGCGTCGGAACTGCTCAAGCAGCGCCTCGACGGCAAGGTCGAGGTCGACCACGACACCGCGCGCCGCCTCTTCACCCTCATCTTCGCCCTGCACTGGAAGGGCTGA
- a CDS encoding O-acetylhomoserine aminocarboxypropyltransferase: MTDRLPGFNTLAIHAGAAPDAATGARATPIYQTTSFVFDDVDHAASLFGLQAFGNIYSRIGNPTNAVLEERVAALEGGTAALAVASGHAAEFLVMHALLQPGDEFIAANKLYGGSINQFNHSYKNFGWNVVWADTDDPASFEAAVTPRTKAIFVESIANPGGVITDLAAVAAVAKRHNIPFIVDNTMATPYLIRPFEHGADIVVHSATKFLGGHGNSIGGVIVDGGSFSWAGDDRYPMLSKPRPEYGGMVLSETFGNFGFAIAVRVLGLRDLGPALSPFNAFLILNGIETLPLRMQRHSDNARVVAQHLAGHPLVSWVSYPGLESDRYHALHKRYCPLGAGAVFTFGLKGGYEAGVRLVSNLKLFSHLANIGDTRSLVIHPASTTHRQLSDEQKVRAGAGPEVVRLSVGIEDPADLIADLDQALAG; encoded by the coding sequence ATGACCGACCGCCTGCCCGGTTTCAACACCCTCGCCATCCATGCCGGGGCGGCGCCGGACGCCGCGACGGGCGCGCGCGCGACGCCGATCTACCAGACGACGTCCTTCGTGTTCGACGACGTCGACCACGCCGCCTCGCTGTTCGGGCTTCAGGCCTTCGGCAACATCTACTCCCGCATCGGCAACCCGACGAACGCGGTTCTGGAGGAGCGGGTCGCCGCCCTGGAGGGCGGCACCGCCGCCCTCGCGGTCGCCTCCGGCCACGCCGCCGAGTTCCTGGTGATGCACGCCCTGCTGCAGCCGGGCGACGAGTTCATCGCCGCCAACAAGCTCTACGGCGGCTCGATCAACCAGTTCAACCATTCCTACAAGAACTTCGGCTGGAACGTGGTCTGGGCCGACACGGACGATCCGGCCTCGTTCGAGGCCGCCGTGACGCCGCGCACCAAGGCGATCTTCGTGGAATCGATCGCCAATCCGGGCGGCGTGATCACCGATCTCGCGGCCGTCGCGGCCGTCGCCAAGCGCCACAACATCCCGTTCATCGTCGACAACACGATGGCGACCCCGTACCTGATCCGGCCCTTCGAGCACGGCGCCGACATCGTGGTCCATTCCGCCACGAAGTTCCTCGGCGGCCACGGCAACTCGATCGGCGGCGTGATCGTGGACGGCGGCAGCTTCTCCTGGGCGGGCGACGACCGCTACCCGATGCTCTCGAAGCCGCGGCCCGAATACGGCGGCATGGTCCTGTCGGAGACCTTCGGCAATTTCGGCTTCGCCATCGCGGTGCGGGTGCTGGGCCTGCGCGACCTCGGGCCGGCCCTCTCGCCCTTCAACGCCTTCCTGATCCTCAACGGCATCGAGACCCTGCCGCTGCGCATGCAGCGCCACTCGGACAATGCCCGCGTGGTGGCCCAGCACCTGGCGGGGCACCCGCTCGTGTCCTGGGTCAGCTATCCGGGCCTGGAGAGCGACCGCTACCACGCCCTGCACAAGCGCTACTGCCCGCTCGGGGCCGGCGCCGTCTTCACCTTCGGCCTGAAGGGCGGCTACGAGGCCGGCGTGAGGCTCGTGTCGAACCTCAAGCTGTTCTCGCACCTCGCCAATATCGGGGACACGCGCTCGCTCGTGATCCATCCGGCCTCGACCACGCACCGCCAGCTCAGCGACGAGCAGAAGGTCCGGGCCGGGGCCGGGCCGGAGGTGGTGCGCCTCTCCGTCGGCATCGAGGACCCGGCCGACCTGATCGCGGATCTCGACCAGGCCCTCGCCGGCTGA
- a CDS encoding NADP-dependent isocitrate dehydrogenase, whose protein sequence is MAKIKVTNPVVELDGDEMTRIIWQNIKDKLIHPYLDIPLEYYDLGIEHRDATNDRVTIEAAEAIKRHGVGVKCATITPDEARVKEFNLKEMWKSPNGTIRNILGGVIFREPIICRNVPRLVPGWTQPIVVGRHAYGDQYRATDFKVPGKGRLTIKFEGEDGTVIEREVFKFPGAGVALSMYNLDDSIRDFARASMNYGLARKFPVYLSTKNTILKAYDGRFKDIFEEVYQNEFKAKFDAAGITYEHRLIDDMVASALKWSGGYVWACKNYDGDVQSDTVAQGFGSLGLMTSVLLTPDGRTVEAEAAHGTVTRHYREHQKGKETSTNSIASIFAWTRGLSHRAKLDDNAELAKFAATLETVCVDTVEAGHMTKDLALLVGADQRWLSTTGFLDKIDENLKAAMAA, encoded by the coding sequence ATGGCGAAGATCAAGGTGACGAATCCCGTCGTGGAGCTCGACGGGGACGAGATGACACGGATCATCTGGCAGAACATCAAGGACAAGTTGATCCATCCCTATCTCGATATCCCTCTGGAGTACTACGATCTCGGGATCGAGCATCGCGATGCCACGAACGACCGGGTGACCATCGAGGCGGCCGAGGCGATCAAGCGGCACGGCGTCGGCGTGAAGTGCGCCACTATCACGCCCGACGAGGCGCGGGTGAAGGAGTTCAACCTCAAGGAAATGTGGAAGTCGCCGAACGGCACGATCCGCAACATCCTGGGCGGCGTGATCTTCCGCGAGCCGATCATCTGCCGGAACGTGCCGCGCCTCGTGCCGGGCTGGACGCAGCCGATCGTCGTCGGCCGCCACGCCTACGGCGACCAGTACCGCGCCACCGACTTCAAGGTTCCGGGCAAGGGCCGGCTCACCATCAAGTTCGAGGGCGAGGACGGCACCGTCATCGAGCGCGAGGTCTTCAAGTTCCCGGGCGCCGGCGTCGCCCTGTCGATGTACAACCTCGACGACTCGATCCGCGACTTCGCCCGCGCCTCGATGAATTACGGGCTCGCCCGCAAGTTCCCGGTCTACCTCTCGACCAAGAACACCATCCTGAAGGCCTATGACGGCCGCTTCAAGGATATCTTCGAGGAGGTCTATCAGAACGAGTTCAAGGCGAAGTTCGACGCGGCCGGCATCACCTACGAGCACCGGCTGATCGACGACATGGTGGCGTCGGCCCTGAAGTGGTCGGGCGGCTACGTGTGGGCCTGCAAGAACTACGACGGCGACGTGCAGTCGGACACCGTGGCGCAGGGCTTCGGCTCGCTCGGCCTGATGACCTCGGTGCTGCTGACGCCGGACGGCCGGACCGTCGAGGCCGAGGCCGCCCACGGCACCGTGACGCGCCACTACCGCGAGCACCAGAAGGGCAAGGAGACCTCGACGAACTCGATCGCCTCGATCTTCGCCTGGACCCGCGGCCTCTCCCATCGCGCCAAGCTCGACGACAACGCGGAGCTGGCGAAGTTCGCCGCCACGCTCGAGACGGTCTGCGTCGACACCGTCGAGGCCGGCCACATGACGAAGGATCTCGCGCTGCTCGTCGGCGCCGATCAGCGCTGGCTCTCGACGACCGGCTTCCTCGACAAGATCGACGAGAACCTCAAGGCCGCGATGGCGGCCTGA
- a CDS encoding DUF2948 family protein, giving the protein MELLKLAALDADDLAVISAHLQDAVLRAGDLAYLPRERRFALVARRFDWTAPDGAPPRRRLTGLHFDRVMAVRCRGIPRETPDAAMELLAITFEPGEPPSGTATLVFAGGGAIRLELECIEAGMRDLGPVWGAESRPVHPIPLDAA; this is encoded by the coding sequence ATGGAGCTTCTGAAGCTCGCTGCCCTCGACGCCGACGACCTCGCGGTCATCTCGGCCCATCTGCAGGACGCCGTCCTGCGGGCGGGCGACCTCGCCTACCTGCCCCGCGAGCGTCGCTTCGCCCTCGTGGCGCGCCGGTTCGACTGGACCGCCCCGGACGGCGCCCCGCCGCGGCGGCGCCTGACCGGGCTGCATTTCGACCGGGTGATGGCGGTGCGCTGCCGCGGCATCCCGCGCGAGACGCCCGACGCCGCGATGGAACTCCTCGCCATCACCTTCGAGCCCGGCGAGCCGCCCTCCGGCACCGCGACGCTGGTCTTCGCGGGCGGCGGCGCCATCCGGCTCGAGCTCGAATGCATCGAGGCCGGCATGCGGGATCTCGGCCCGGTCTGGGGGGCGGAGAGCCGCCCGGTCCACCCGATCCCGCTCGACGCGGCCTGA
- the pyrF gene encoding orotidine-5'-phosphate decarboxylase yields the protein MTEPLTPRDRLIVALDMASRDEAERLIDRIGDAAAFYKIGYRLGYAGGLALAERLAASGVKVFLDLKLHDIGNTVEEGVQSLARLGAHLLTVHAYPQTMRAARRGRDSVPGSALRLLAVTVLTSYDDADLREAGYAGGVADLVASRAAAARDIGIDGIVCAATEAAAVRAVIGPDRLIVTPGIRPAGAASGDQKRVVTPAAAIRAGADHLVVGRPITEAADPRAAARSIVSEIAEA from the coding sequence ATGACCGAGCCCCTGACGCCCCGCGACCGGCTGATCGTCGCCCTCGACATGGCGAGCCGCGACGAGGCCGAGCGCCTGATCGACCGCATCGGCGACGCCGCCGCCTTCTACAAGATCGGCTACCGGCTCGGCTACGCGGGCGGGCTCGCCCTGGCCGAGCGGCTCGCCGCCTCCGGCGTCAAGGTCTTCCTGGACCTGAAGCTCCACGACATCGGCAACACCGTCGAGGAGGGCGTGCAGTCGCTGGCGCGCCTCGGCGCCCACCTGCTCACCGTCCACGCCTACCCGCAGACGATGCGGGCGGCGCGGCGCGGGAGGGACTCGGTGCCCGGGAGCGCGCTCAGGCTCCTCGCCGTCACGGTGCTCACCTCCTACGACGATGCCGACCTGCGCGAGGCCGGCTACGCCGGCGGCGTAGCCGACCTCGTGGCGTCCCGCGCGGCCGCCGCCCGCGACATCGGCATCGACGGGATCGTCTGCGCGGCGACCGAGGCCGCCGCCGTGCGGGCGGTGATCGGGCCGGACCGCCTGATCGTCACCCCCGGCATCCGCCCGGCGGGCGCCGCGAGCGGCGACCAGAAGCGCGTCGTGACGCCGGCCGCCGCCATCCGGGCCGGGGCCGACCACCTCGTGGTCGGCCGGCCGATCACCGAGGCCGCCGATCCGCGCGCGGCGGCGCGGAGCATCGTTTCCGAGATCGCCGAGGCGTGA
- a CDS encoding response regulator, which produces MTVSPNPPDCAAPEPPVILLVEDDGLLLMEAADTLAEAGFQVVEAPHADKALQVLESAQEVDALMTDVDMPLGSIDGLALARLVARRWPWIPVLVVSGMGTPGPHDMPDGARFIPKPYAPCNLVQALHDCVRRAA; this is translated from the coding sequence ATGACAGTGAGCCCGAACCCGCCGGACTGCGCCGCCCCGGAGCCCCCCGTCATCCTCCTGGTGGAGGATGACGGGCTGCTGCTGATGGAGGCCGCCGACACGCTGGCGGAGGCGGGGTTCCAGGTCGTCGAGGCGCCCCACGCCGACAAGGCCCTGCAGGTGCTGGAGAGCGCCCAGGAGGTCGACGCGCTGATGACCGACGTCGACATGCCGCTGGGCTCGATCGACGGGCTCGCGCTGGCCCGGCTGGTGGCGCGGCGCTGGCCCTGGATCCCGGTGCTCGTCGTCTCCGGCATGGGCACGCCGGGGCCGCACGACATGCCGGACGGCGCCCGCTTCATCCCGAAACCCTACGCGCCCTGCAACCTCGTCCAGGCGCTGCACGATTGCGTGCGGCGCGCCGCCTGA
- a CDS encoding O-acetylhomoserine aminocarboxypropyltransferase/cysteine synthase family protein, with translation MPPLDPASLAFATRAVHGGAAPDPATGARAQPIYLTNGFVFESNEQAADIFAMRATGFSYSRGSNPTVAALERRVASLEGAKAAVAVGSGQAAMLLVLLTLLQAGDSYVASARLFGGSLGLMRRLETRYALTPQFSRGLTPEDFERAITDRTRAIICESIVNPCGTVVDVAGVAAVARRHGLPLIVDNTLASPALIRPIEHGADIVVHSTSKFLSGSGTVIGGIVCDAGRFDWRATGRYNLINEPWPDYDGLVVSERFPETAFATACRLFGLRDLGPGLSPMNAFLTLTGIETLPLRMERHCANARAVAARLKAHPKVAWVSYPSLPGQAGEAVANRYVPQGAGAIFTFALKGGEPAALAFISGLDLISHLVNIGEIKSLAIHPATTTHRQLRQDEKAAACVGPETVRLSIGLESIEDLIADVEQSLAKLP, from the coding sequence ATGCCGCCCCTCGACCCCGCGTCCCTCGCCTTCGCCACCCGCGCCGTCCATGGCGGGGCGGCCCCCGACCCGGCGACCGGCGCGCGCGCGCAGCCGATCTACCTCACCAACGGCTTCGTCTTCGAGTCGAACGAGCAGGCGGCCGACATCTTCGCCATGCGGGCGACGGGGTTCTCCTATTCGCGCGGCTCGAACCCGACCGTCGCGGCCCTGGAGCGGCGCGTCGCCTCCCTCGAAGGCGCCAAGGCGGCGGTGGCGGTGGGCTCCGGCCAGGCCGCCATGCTCCTCGTGCTGCTGACGCTGCTGCAGGCCGGGGATTCCTACGTGGCCTCCGCGCGGCTGTTCGGCGGCTCGCTCGGCCTGATGCGCCGCCTGGAGACCCGCTACGCCCTCACCCCGCAATTCAGCCGCGGGCTGACCCCCGAGGATTTCGAGCGCGCCATCACGGACCGGACCCGGGCGATCATCTGCGAGTCGATCGTCAATCCCTGCGGCACCGTCGTCGACGTCGCGGGCGTGGCCGCGGTGGCGCGCCGGCACGGGCTGCCGCTCATCGTCGACAACACCCTCGCCTCGCCCGCCCTGATCCGGCCGATCGAGCACGGGGCCGACATCGTCGTGCACTCGACGTCGAAGTTCCTGTCCGGGTCCGGCACGGTGATCGGCGGCATCGTCTGCGACGCGGGCCGCTTCGACTGGCGCGCCACCGGCCGCTACAACCTGATCAACGAGCCCTGGCCCGATTACGACGGGCTCGTCGTGTCGGAGCGCTTCCCCGAGACCGCCTTCGCGACGGCCTGCCGGCTGTTCGGCCTGCGCGACCTCGGCCCCGGCCTCTCGCCGATGAACGCCTTCCTGACCCTGACAGGGATCGAGACGCTGCCGCTGCGCATGGAGCGCCACTGCGCCAACGCGCGGGCCGTGGCCGCCCGCCTCAAGGCGCATCCGAAGGTCGCCTGGGTGAGCTATCCCTCGCTTCCGGGCCAGGCCGGCGAGGCGGTGGCGAACCGCTACGTGCCCCAGGGCGCCGGCGCGATCTTCACCTTCGCGCTGAAGGGCGGCGAGCCCGCGGCGCTCGCCTTCATCAGCGGCCTCGACCTGATCTCCCACCTCGTCAATATCGGGGAGATCAAGTCGCTGGCGATCCACCCGGCCACCACCACGCACCGGCAGCTGCGCCAGGACGAGAAGGCGGCGGCCTGCGTGGGACCCGAGACGGTGCGCCTGTCGATCGGGCTGGAGAGCATCGAGGACCTGATCGCCGACGTCGAGCAATCCTTGGCGAAACTGCCCTAG
- the hisD gene encoding histidinol dehydrogenase, translating to MLRLDSRAPTFDADFARLLTVKREVAEDVDEAVRAIIAAVAREGDAALVAYTRRFDGRGADFTEASIRVTQAEVDAAVAASPREALDALHLARERIEAYHRAQRPADHRETDALGVTLGWRWTALESVGLYVPGGTASYPSSVLMNAIPAKVAGVPRLAMVVPTPGGVTNPLVLAAARIAGVDEIFRVGGAQAVAALAYGTATIAPVAKIVGPGNAYVAAAKRRVFGQVGIDMIAGPSEVLILADEGANPEWVAADLLAQAEHDPAAQAILITDSDALAEAVAAAVEGQLATLARAAIARASWRDYGAIVRVARLADAIPLVDRLAPEHLEIEARDAEALGARVRNAGAIFLGAHTPEAIGDYVGGPNHVLPTARSARFSSGLGVLDFMKRTSILSCSPEALRALGPAAVTLGRAEGLDGHARSVAIRLNL from the coding sequence ATGCTGCGCCTCGATTCCCGCGCCCCCACCTTCGACGCCGACTTCGCCCGCCTGCTCACGGTCAAGCGCGAGGTGGCGGAGGATGTCGACGAGGCCGTGCGGGCGATCATCGCCGCGGTGGCGCGGGAGGGCGACGCCGCCCTCGTCGCCTATACCCGGCGCTTCGACGGCCGCGGCGCCGACTTCACCGAGGCCTCGATCCGGGTCACGCAAGCGGAGGTGGACGCGGCAGTCGCGGCCTCCCCCCGCGAGGCGCTCGACGCCCTCCACCTCGCCCGGGAGCGGATCGAGGCCTATCACCGGGCGCAGCGCCCCGCCGACCACCGGGAGACGGACGCGCTCGGCGTCACCCTCGGCTGGCGCTGGACCGCCCTCGAATCCGTCGGCCTCTACGTGCCGGGCGGGACGGCGAGCTACCCGTCCTCGGTTCTGATGAACGCGATCCCCGCCAAGGTCGCGGGCGTGCCGCGCCTCGCCATGGTGGTGCCGACGCCGGGCGGCGTGACCAACCCGCTCGTGCTCGCCGCGGCCCGGATCGCCGGCGTCGACGAGATCTTCCGGGTCGGGGGCGCGCAGGCGGTGGCGGCCCTGGCCTACGGCACGGCGACGATCGCGCCCGTCGCCAAGATCGTCGGCCCCGGCAACGCCTACGTGGCGGCGGCCAAGCGCCGGGTCTTCGGGCAGGTCGGGATCGACATGATCGCCGGGCCGTCCGAGGTGCTGATCCTCGCCGACGAGGGCGCCAATCCCGAATGGGTCGCCGCCGACCTCCTGGCCCAGGCCGAGCACGACCCGGCCGCGCAGGCGATCCTGATCACCGACAGCGACGCCCTGGCGGAGGCCGTGGCGGCGGCGGTGGAGGGCCAGCTCGCGACGCTGGCGCGGGCAGCGATCGCCCGGGCGAGCTGGCGCGACTACGGCGCCATCGTGCGGGTGGCGCGCCTCGCGGACGCGATCCCCCTCGTCGACCGCCTCGCCCCGGAGCACCTGGAGATCGAGGCGCGGGACGCCGAGGCCCTGGGCGCGCGGGTGCGCAATGCGGGGGCGATCTTCCTCGGCGCCCACACCCCGGAGGCGATCGGCGACTATGTCGGCGGGCCGAACCACGTGCTGCCGACCGCGCGCTCGGCGCGGTTCTCCTCCGGGCTCGGCGTCCTCGACTTCATGAAGCGCACCTCGATCCTGTCCTGCTCGCCGGAGGCCCTGCGGGCGCTGGGCCCGGCCGCGGTGACGCTCGGCCGCGCCGAGGGCCTCGACGGCCATGCCCGCTCGGTCGCCATCCGCCTGAACCTCTGA
- a CDS encoding RNA methyltransferase: MFEHPPRPAVILVEPQLAENIGMTARAMANFGLSELRLVAPKGGWPKKGVRETASGATHVLDGATIHATVAEAIGDLHHVLATTARERGQMKRVMGPDEAMGSVVARQAAGERVGILFGRERVGLSNDEVSLADAIVTFPVDPRHASLNLAQSVLLVAYEWRRASGLATLPFDGEMRSPPAPREALLSLFESLEGALDAVGYFPPEKRGGMVRNLRDILHRMAMTEQDLRSLHGALRALTRRAPAEREPD, encoded by the coding sequence ATGTTCGAGCACCCGCCCCGCCCCGCCGTCATCCTGGTCGAGCCGCAGCTCGCCGAGAATATCGGCATGACCGCCCGCGCGATGGCGAATTTCGGCCTCTCGGAGCTGCGCCTCGTCGCGCCGAAGGGCGGCTGGCCGAAGAAGGGCGTGCGCGAGACGGCCTCGGGCGCCACCCACGTCCTCGACGGGGCGACCATCCACGCCACGGTCGCGGAGGCGATCGGCGACCTCCATCACGTGCTCGCCACCACGGCGCGAGAGCGCGGGCAGATGAAGCGGGTCATGGGACCCGACGAGGCGATGGGGAGCGTGGTGGCGCGGCAGGCGGCCGGCGAGCGGGTCGGCATCCTGTTCGGGCGCGAGCGGGTCGGCCTGTCGAACGACGAAGTCTCGCTGGCGGACGCGATCGTGACCTTCCCGGTCGACCCGCGGCACGCCTCCCTCAACCTCGCCCAGAGCGTGCTCCTCGTCGCCTACGAGTGGCGGCGCGCGTCCGGCCTCGCCACCCTGCCCTTCGACGGCGAGATGCGCTCGCCGCCGGCCCCCCGGGAGGCGCTGCTGTCGCTGTTCGAGAGCCTGGAGGGGGCCCTCGACGCGGTCGGCTACTTTCCGCCCGAGAAGCGGGGCGGGATGGTGCGCAACCTGCGCGACATTCTCCACCGCATGGCGATGACCGAGCAGGACCTGCGCAGCCTGCACGGCGCCCTCCGGGCGCTGACCCGGCGCGCCCCGGCCGAGCGGGAGCCGGATTAG
- the otnC gene encoding 3-oxo-tetronate 4-phosphate decarboxylase — MSETALREAICRFGRSLFERGLTPGSSGNISVRLDDGGWLVTPTNASLGFLDPARISRLDGGGRLLSGDPPTKEIPLHGALYDSRAASRAIVHLHSTHAVAVSMLPEIDPRAVLPPLTAYSVMRAGTVALVPYYRPGDPAVADAIRGLAGAYSSVLLANHGPVVAGDTLEAAVFATEELEETAKLYLLLRNLNPRHLTPAQVQDLVAHFGLSLPDHDH, encoded by the coding sequence ATGAGCGAGACCGCCCTGCGCGAGGCGATCTGCCGCTTCGGCCGCTCCCTGTTCGAGCGCGGCCTCACCCCGGGCTCCTCGGGCAACATCTCGGTGCGCCTCGACGACGGCGGCTGGCTGGTGACGCCGACCAACGCCTCCCTGGGCTTCCTCGACCCGGCGCGGATCTCGCGCCTCGACGGCGGCGGGCGGCTCCTCTCGGGCGATCCGCCCACCAAGGAGATCCCGCTGCACGGGGCGCTCTACGACTCGCGCGCGGCGTCCCGCGCCATCGTGCACCTGCACTCGACCCACGCGGTGGCGGTCTCGATGCTGCCGGAGATCGATCCGCGCGCGGTGCTCCCGCCGCTCACCGCCTACTCGGTGATGCGGGCCGGCACGGTCGCCCTGGTCCCCTACTACCGCCCGGGCGACCCGGCGGTGGCCGACGCGATCCGGGGCCTCGCCGGGGCCTATTCCTCGGTCCTGCTCGCCAATCACGGGCCGGTCGTGGCGGGCGACACGCTCGAGGCCGCGGTCTTCGCCACCGAGGAACTGGAGGAGACGGCCAAGCTCTACCTCCTGCTGCGCAACCTCAATCCGCGCCACCTCACCCCGGCGCAGGTGCAGGACCTCGTCGCGCATTTCGGGCTGAGCCTGCCCGACCACGACCATTGA
- a CDS encoding DUF1330 domain-containing protein, with protein MPRGYWIARVDVHDEDAYKNYVAANGAAFAKFGGRFLVRGGAFEAVSGTSRKRNVVLEFPSYADALACWNSPEYQEARAKQQGGAEIDLVVIEGYDGPQPTLSAPPQPDNPASE; from the coding sequence ATGCCGAGAGGGTACTGGATCGCCCGGGTCGATGTGCACGACGAGGACGCCTACAAGAACTACGTCGCGGCCAACGGCGCGGCTTTCGCCAAGTTCGGCGGGCGGTTCCTCGTCCGCGGCGGCGCGTTCGAGGCGGTGAGCGGCACGAGCCGCAAGCGCAACGTCGTGCTGGAATTTCCGAGCTACGCCGACGCCCTGGCCTGCTGGAACTCGCCCGAGTACCAGGAAGCGCGGGCCAAGCAGCAGGGCGGCGCGGAGATCGACCTCGTCGTCATCGAGGGCTACGACGGGCCGCAGCCGACCCTGTCGGCGCCGCCGCAACCGGACAACCCGGCCTCCGAGTGA
- a CDS encoding arsenate-mycothiol transferase ArsC: MTGAPGDPAARAGRRVQSVLFVCNFNAVRSAAAEALARHYFGRSVYVQSAGVRSGEPTDPFMIAALDEIGIDAHRHRPRTLEELEEWEGLNFDLIISLSPEAHHAALELTRTVAAEVEYWPTPDPTASQGSREQRLDAYREVRDGLAARIRKRLR, translated from the coding sequence GTGACCGGCGCCCCGGGCGATCCGGCGGCGAGGGCCGGCCGGCGGGTGCAATCCGTGCTGTTCGTCTGCAACTTCAACGCCGTGCGCTCCGCGGCGGCGGAGGCGCTGGCCCGGCACTATTTCGGCCGCTCGGTCTACGTCCAATCCGCCGGCGTGCGCTCCGGCGAGCCGACCGACCCGTTCATGATCGCGGCCCTCGACGAGATCGGGATCGACGCGCACCGCCACCGGCCCCGCACCCTGGAGGAGCTGGAGGAGTGGGAGGGGCTGAACTTCGACCTCATCATCTCCCTGTCGCCGGAGGCCCACCACGCCGCCCTCGAACTGACCCGCACCGTGGCGGCCGAGGTCGAGTACTGGCCGACCCCGGACCCGACCGCGAGCCAGGGCTCGCGGGAGCAGCGGCTCGACGCCTACCGCGAAGTGCGCGACGGGCTGGCGGCGCGGATCCGCAAGCGGCTGCGCTGA